A window of the Besnoitia besnoiti strain Bb-Ger1 chromosome VI, whole genome shotgun sequence genome harbors these coding sequences:
- a CDS encoding hypothetical protein (encoded by transcript BESB_064650), producing MEPSSHDVRRLLSVHWRLPVQRLRGRRGGGSRGAPSSSLAASADSGGGIWSRAAGPKRDLRPGRRRCDSGGGGSRARASLAFSSSLGVFVEPRLRSVSSLADRSGLRWPLGRSLFSPRLFCASSRTLAESSREELHRGCSESLSSSRSPADASPVSAARSRANRFPSSLSLLDPAEVSSSAPPPTIVECPLLPPLLAHSFVQSLSPLASTWLSALSPFLQTLPPPHLRLWGGSCCEIRPRLLPPPVPLSLLAPQSPSLLSQPPPPSPSLSAAPSALTCSSPQAPCEPSVLPPSVARALQGIGVSVLSPLQQFFLPFCLTSSHDLMLLSRTQTGKSLAVQLAALLRLLGAPDPSPETGPSAFPRCVFLAPTRDVAQQTHAELLALIRYTPQLRVALLTGGSAAFSQATHEALEEREGAVGSSTAGGSSAFPNVAHAEIEGEAAGEASAPREAPQRHLSASGDSRALRSFRVFKRLERLDAHIWICTPGKLEEYLGFLNWREGRRTQRPSRDANVRDRRERPFARCELLIVEEAAVLLQQNEGGMQAMAALLRLKERLPAGHQTVFLSPWLPPDLRGLFSRLVRVRALTINALETPCLSPAVFTYAVETPSAGSEGGSAVSASGSSSSVLSSSESPSPAQTSSPSSSPGPCLSAASPPAAGSSPCSPGTSCAAPCASVSPPAALSASSLPPSPPSEPCPILLSSPLAAAAASAEGARASTSQEAEAELRSPSPVTLASSPRESILHVKEPVGLWGPKRASEFLAKKERQWRELQRATETGGRAREGEARGDEECEAEGGAGRETGEAVQSEFALYPADLHAHVLFNVTMNEAQRAAELDAERARRRGVGGKDSLRPTTRDEAHVVRGIFFFSSLKSLQFHYVFFKHYIIPVLQALNASAPASPSSPASSAASPCGGAPPEPPAVPPRLPRLSALHHGLSAEKRQAVIEAFSSSRRPPAFVADDGGDRGGATPSSASPAAPEAPTELHILFATDLAATGLSLGRLDFIVHVGKPREPELLIQRLTRVTRAPGPVVPPSSPTAPSPRPLSRGDSAQAESPRLPAEQGGTGEQAARHAALADAKGRSLLLLHDLEAHFLYECFQEGINLSELHPRTALSLLQRNPALAAILGQPLEMKTTPREDRGKLRGDGEKKGRRRRERGGFGERDTDAEASAATCDEPTNAPLSGAFSSPADSSSSVSSAASPRRATSFSSAAGEAEASAQESAPRDRSDRGENGDLSVRLPALSIPAVPFSPAWWSELPWLRASADLFYRSLLGLYAMQSRRLKFEKWQVPSLVNAILSSFGLPSPPPVSKQFAARLHLLNAPGLNVDYWAPQKTDLLASLASYPGFLSRQRQVTLMGGAKSPLLRLRASEREAAFLEARKEEGLERRMQLARGATPTDELSSASPPACKARGSRLPTAAEATSAEVSLYMPAEHSASDRDTGAEERRAEALRTQEAEGDVEKRRESGEAAAALQTFEDSDIVWGSLHPPPLPPHLIPRAPRDDGDARRKRELKSVQRR from the exons ATGGAGCCCTCGAGCCACGatgtgcggcgtctcctctctgtccaCTGGCGCCTTCCTGTGCAGAGACTCCGAGGAAGACGGGGGGGCGGCTCACGAGGCGCTCCCTCCAGCTCGTTGGCTGCCTCGGCCGATTCGGGCGGAGGCATCTGGTCGCGAGCTGCGGGACCGAAGAGAGACCTCCGTCCTGGGCGTCGACGCTGTGACTCGGGGGGGGGtgggtcgcgggcgcgcgcgtctttggctttctcttcttcactgGGCGTCTTCGTCGAACCACGCCTGCGTTCCGTCTCCTCTTTGGCTGACCGCTCCGGGCTGCGTTGGCCTCTGGggcgctctctcttctctcctcgtttgTTTTGCGCATCTTCGCGGACGCTGGCTGAGTCGAGCAGAGAGGAACTCCACCGTGGGTGCTCTGAGAgcctctcgtcgtcgcggtcgcctgcggacgcgtCGCCAGTGTCTGCAGCTCGCTCTCGTGCAAATAGATTtccctcttcgctgtctttGCTCGATCCCGCTGAGGTGTCTTCCTCGGCACCGCCTCCCACAATCGTGGAGTGTCCTCTGCTTCCCCCTCTTCTGGCTCACTCGTTTGTTCAATCACTCTCTCCCCTCGCCTCCACCTGGCTCTCGGCGCTTTCGCCTTTTCTCCAgacgcttcctccgccgcaccTCCGGCTGTggggcggcagctgctgcgaaatccggccgcgcctgctgcctccacctgtccctctctctctgctcgcgccacagtctccctccctcctgtctcagccgccgcctccttccccgTCTCTCTCGGCCGCGCCGAGTGCCTTGACTTGTAGTTCTCCCCAGGCGCCTTGTGAACCGAGCGTGCTCCCGCcgtctgtcgctcgcgcgcttcaggggatcggcgtctccgtcctctctcctctgcagcagtTCTTTCTGCCCTTTTGTCTCACGTCGTCTCACGACTTAATGCTGCTTTCTCGCACGCAGACAGGCAAGTCGCTGGCTGTTCAACTCGCGGCcctgcttcgtctgctgGGCGCGCCCGACCCGAGCCCAGAAACAGGCCCGAGCGCCTTCCCGCGCTGCGTTTTCCTGGCGCCCACGAGAGAcgtcgcgcagcagacgcatgcgGAGTTGCTCGCGCTGATTCGCTAcactccgcagctgcgcgtggcgcttctcactggcggctccgcggcgttcTCTCAAGCCACCcacgaggcgctggaggagcgcgaaggcgcagtgGGCAGCAGCACCGCGGGCGGCAGCTCCGCCTTTCCAAACGTCGCACATGCAGAAATCGAAGGTGAGGCCGCCGGGGAAGCTTCGGcgccccgcgaggcgccacaGAGACACctgagcgcgagcggagactcCAGAGCGCTTCGCAGCTTCCGCGTGTTCAAAAGACTCGAGCGGCTCGACGCGCACATTTGGATCTGTACCCCCGGAAAGCTCGAAGAGTACCTCGGCTTCCTCAACTGGCGCGAGGGTCGCCGCACCCAGCGCCCATCGCGCGACGCCAACGTGAGAGACCGGCGAGAGAGGCCCTTTGCGCGGTGCGAGCTCCTCATCGTGGAAGAAgctgccgtcctcctccagcAAAACGAAGGCGGCATGCAGGCGATGGCCGCACTCCTCAGGCTGAAGGAAAGACTGCCAGCAG GGCATCAGACAgtctttctgtctccttGGCTGCCTCCGgatctccgcggcctcttttCCCGCCTTGTGCGAGTCCGCGCGTTGACGATCAACGCGTTGGAGACGCCTTGCTTGTCTCCCGCAGTCTTCACCTACGCGGtggagacgccgagcgctGGCTCAGAGGGCGGCTCCGCGGTCTCCGCCTCAggttcttcttcttctgtgtTGTCTTCAAGTGAgtctccttctcctgctCAGAcgtcctctccttcttcttcgcccggACCGTGTttgtctgctgcgtctcccccCGCTGCGGGCTCCTCTCCCTGCTCCCCTGGCACCTCGTGCGCCGCTCCTtgtgcgtctgtctctcctccagccgccctctctgcgtcttcgctgccgccgtctcctccctcAGAGCCCTGCCCTATtctcctttcttcgcctctcgctgccgcggctgcctcggcggAAGGGGCGAGGGCCTCAACGTCTCAAGAGGCTGAAGCCGAGCTTCGGTCTCCCTCCCCTGTCActctcgcctcgtctcctcgcgaaAGTATTCTTCATGTGAAGGAGCCTGTGGGGCTCTGGGGGCCGAAGCGCGCCTCCGAGTTcctcgcgaagaaggagcggcAGTGGCGCGAGCTccagagggcgacggagacagggggtcgggcgagagagggggaggcgcgaggcgacgaagagtgcgaagccgaaggcggcgcaggacgcgagaCGGGGGAGGCCGTGCAATCCGAGTTCGCGCTGTATCCCGCGgacctgcatgcgcatgtgcTTTTCAACGTGACGATgaacgaggcgcagcgggcagcggagctcgacgccgaacgggctcggcgccgcggagtcgGAGGGAAGGACAGCCTGCGCCCTACTACGCGTGACGAAGCCCACGTGGTTCGGGgcattttcttcttttcctcgcTCAAGAGTCTGCAGTTTCACTACGTCTTCTTCAAACATTACATCATTCCCGTGTTGCAGGCACTCAACGCCTCCGCCcctgcctctccgtcgtctcccgcctcgtccgctgcgtctccctgTGGGGGGGCGCCTCCCGAGCCGCCGGCAGTCCCGCCAAGGCTGCCCAGGCTCTCGGCCCTCCACCACGGCCTGAGCGCCGAGAAAAGACAGGCGGTGATAGAAGCCTTCTCTTCATCTCGCCGACCGCCGGCTTTTGtagcagacgacggcggtgACAGGGGtggcgcgacgccgtcgagcgcgtcgccagcggctcCGGAGGCCCCCACAGAGCTCCACATCCTCTTTGCGACCGACCTCGCCGCGACAGGCTTGAGTCTGGGGCGCCTCGACTTCATCGTTCAC GTGGGGAAGCCGCGGGAGCCCGAGCTGCTCATTCAGCGGCTCACGCGAGTCACCAG GGCTCCGGGGCCCGTGGTGCCCCCGTCCTCGCCCACGGCTCCCTCGCCACGCcccctctcccgcggcgactctgcgcaggcagagtcgccgcggctcccTGCGGAGCAAGGAGGCACAGGAGAGCAGGCCGCACGGCACGCGGCGCTTGCAGACGCCAAAGGGCgttcgctgctgcttctgcatGACTTGGAGGCGCATTTTCTTTACGAGTGTTTTCAAGAGGGCATTAATCTGAGCGAGCTGCATCCTCGCACGGCTCTCtccctgctgcagcgcaaccctgcgctcgcggcgatCCTCGGGCAGCCGCTGGAAATGAAGAccacgccgcgcgaagaCCGCGGCAAGTTGAGAGGAGACggggagaagaaagggagacggcgccgagagagaggaggatttggagagagagacacggacgcggaggcaagCGCAGCCACCTGCGACGAGCCAACAAACGCTCCTTTGTCCGGCGCCTTTTCCTCGCCAGCAgattcctcctcttctgtctcttctgctgcttctcctcgccgtgCAACCAGTTTTTCATCAGCGgctggagaggcggaggcttcGGCGCAAGAGTCAGCGCCTCGAGATAGAAGCGACAGGGGAGAGAACGGTGATCTCTCTGTTCGCTTGCCCGCTTTGTCAATTCCAGCGGTTCCTTTCTCGCCGGCTTGGTGGAGCGAGCTGCCCTGgctgcgtgcgtctgcagACCTCTTTTATCGCTCGCTTCTCGGACTATATGCCATGCAGTCTAGGCGCCTCAAATTCGAAAA GTGGCAAGTGCCTTCGCTTGTCAACGCTATTCTCTCCTCGTTCggccttccttctccgcctcctgtctcGAAGCAGTTCGCAGCTCGCCTGCATCTCCTCAATGCTCCCG GACTCAACGTCGACTACTGGGCGCCTCAGAAGACCGACTTGTTGGCGAGCTTGGCTAGCTATCCTGGCTTCTTGTCTCGTCAGCGCCAAGTGACGCTCATGGGCGGGGCGAAGTcgccgctcctgcgcctACGCGCatcagagagagaggccgcttTTCTTGAGGCGCGCAAGGAGGAAGGTCTCGAACGACGCATGCAACTCGCCCGCGGAGCAACACCTACAGACGAgctgtcgtctgcgtctccgcctgcatGCAAGGCGCGAGGGTCGCGGCTGCCGACTGCAGCCGAGGCCACGTCAGCGGAAGTCTCTCTCTATATGCCTGCGGAGCACTCCGCATCCGACCGCGACACCGGCGCTGAAGAAAGAcgagcagaggcgctgcggacgcAGGAAGCGGAAGGTGACGTGGaaaagagacgagagagcggcgaggcagcggcagcgcttCAAACATTTGAGGACTCCGATATCGTGTGGGGGTCTCTCCaccctccgcctctgcctccgcatcTGATCCCGCGGGCAccccgcgacgacggcgacgccagaCGGAAACGCGAGTTGAAAAGTGTCCAGCGCAGATAG
- a CDS encoding hypothetical protein (encoded by transcript BESB_064660) produces MVSVWYGPVLFLAVAVRIGDGHFAECFRAANQQERRLLGPVTFSEEALAPAHREEGRLQQHLSFAEGLGDEHVKEEEGSRPRLTNRLIQSFRRAQPPGTRSASSSSGRSSLRQGRRGAASWTRRFSESTGEEGDLLSPAVDPNNPVIVAAALALKQKIVMGAANMTSWVEAVVKLRDRTERKSAAAAAESDLHPAERNEISREAAYTANFIAWARQAVLNMISDLNVDIWKASDMVERRRVDPDLCGNLAESIEFARRAIRTVQVQLNLPNA; encoded by the coding sequence ATGGTGTCGGTGTGGTATGGACCAGTTTTGTTCTTGGCTGTTGCCGTCCGCATCGGCGACGGCCATTTTGCAGAATGTTTCAGGGCAGCGAACCAGCAAGAGCGGCGGCTCCTGGGTCCGGTGACGTTTTCTGAAGAAGCATTGGCACCGGCGCACCGAGAAGAGGGACGTCTCCAGCAACACTTATCCTTTGCTGAAGGCCTTGGAGACGAGCACGTCAAAGAGGAAGAGGGCAGTCGTCCGCGCCTCACAAATAGACTGATTCAGTCTttcaggcgcgcgcagccaccCGGGACGCGTAGCGCATCAAGCTCATCTGGAcggtcttctctgcgccaaGGCCGACGCGGGGCGGCGTCCTGGACCCGCCGTTTCAGTGAATCAacaggagaggagggcgatCTCCTGTCACCCGCAGTCGACCCGAACAACCCTGTCATTGTGGCGGCGGCCCTTGCCCTGAAGCAGAAAATTGTTATGGGCGCGGCGAATATGACCAGCTGGGTAGAAGCGGTTGTGAAACTTCGAGATAGGACAGAGAGGAaatccgctgccgccgctgcggagtcgGACTTGCACCCGGCCGAGCGAAATGAGATTTCAAGGGAGGCGGCGTACACGGCCAATTTCATCGCGTGGGCGCGACAGGCAGTATTAAATATGATTAGCGACCTGAACGTGGACATTTGGAAAGCGAGCGACATGGTGGAGCGCCGGCGTGTTGACCCAGATCTTTGTGGCAATTTAGCGGAGAGCATCGAGTTTGCTAGACGCGCAATTCGGACCGTCCAAGTGCAGCTAAACTTACCGAACGCGTGA
- a CDS encoding hypothetical protein (encoded by transcript BESB_064670), producing the protein MEDTGPAQAGANALRLLSSETSSAAASAPRARGSTSSEPGCPPVEVAREDSTLACGSPSASASPPGASRPSPEASAPEDEEAGKKVEALRLLRELFSPSQTSSLDALLSEASFTSSCSRTSSVPSPASLPAAETGGHGASTSLAARLGAYMVSALARYREILRREQDGCPVDPDEEEEVQAALGTLLKATGAEPNRPETDRPELLAPFRPKYAGRRLLQKTAQDLYKVYRRERQREEEQRSQSGAQTPSGFPASDCALLCLAHLYGMLGQNYINTEETQEGERRLRKCVEVLMKVPPPPFAAALSPLDWSLLLLFSPSALRLRVAVALLDLAGLYCRWQRTRDARACFWRGAALLSLAETELDARLQALGGAEAEARSCAREGAHDDARATVRLLLVTTTSLRFLQRCVSAQLRLLPLEEDPKGVPEPQTCLRATAPLEAARETCVALSELLEKRSGLLERARRREARERQEAPSPTGAAAGAGAAPGDAPSALRPAAASADALVGTAGGVRPPSASDPSASRRSGAATATPNLVLAFFAFSPFVVDTKEIVRNLLSLASFFGFSSAAAGASVAGTQAPPSAESGLLNLFSAEYVLLTAEVLLEDERARAAELRGLREERRRRRKANAAREAQKRESGNWSADAGLPQNPAATEEGGDCESDDDACDSEEADREGGEIVARICRPDSRTLDELLAEVHRDKGLLYAHRLRASRDVLSDPAGCLAPLVRRHEGTATETPGCSAANRAEDAEMASEVHSARDDSHRFVDLINKQVRGKTGHMEEVRVEPQHRRVRTRSRSAPSLLASVCFAVFLALPLCSSASSEKPRVSQDEQPSRVGRFHPCLNNSAPYLATSAALHAYAASRPSRARGPPGPRRSPGPPLAPGAWLVAASALHPSLSHASRAFGGQSMILAMGCISILGSLVWAHHMVTVGLEDCHFPPALLNVQDCLALLSLPEALLAARLAETDAPTLSAAGDESRAGTRAAPPHSAVTGPEAPRPASSFAEVSAATASSAPSDFSLRALEASRLLPGGESQAKTTQEGGATESPSKEEVTLWRPNAEERGDARLVRLTDVLYVRCGVHFPTMHQQVAKKMQAMNREFLTAMGDLQHLHSSLLPYKDFIARHLMALALCDDFAAPRSLFTMARHEAQEALKTFVLDGWASEHTRLIIHEAALYKELIFFEDDLQRSSAMLSRRAKLLSSLVTELNPQHYLDLVRQMQFELGDVYKDLYELKWTGRMNKGDSLDDLVELDPDMVQKEEIERMKKSIKLHAYAERSIACFTSFIDSFRKTAPRSARSKAQEAEPEPDIPSEVLPVYLGARISRAKMLTRAGRNKDEMIQAMAQALKEYEWLKQFLSKQRPEGRSNPFLLHQLELCEQTLQLLPLRISKLAALGR; encoded by the exons ATGGAAGATACCGGCCCGGCTCAGGCGGGCGCCAACGCcttgcgtctcctctcctctgaaacctcctccgcggctgcctccgcgccgcgtgctcGCGGCAGCACGTCGTCAGAGCCCGGATGCCCGCCCGTGGAGGTTGCTCGCGAGGACTCGACGCTTGCTTgcggctcgccctcggcttcagcgtcgcctccgggGGCTTCACGGCCGTCTCCTGAGGCTTCAGCCcctgaagacgaagaggcgggcAAGAAGGTcgaagcgctgcgcctcctccgggAGCTCTTCTCCCCCTCGCAGACGTCCTCGCTGGACGCCCTTCTTTCTGAGGCGTCCTTCACCTCTTCCTGCTCCCGCACGTCGTCTGtgccctcgcccgcgagtttgccagcggcggagacaggcggacATGGCGCCTCTActtccctcgccgcccggcTAGGGGCGTACATGGTCAGCGCCCTCGCCAGGTACAGAGAGATCTTGCGACGCGAACAAGACGGCTGCCCTGTCGACCctgacgaagaggaggaggttCAGGCTGCTCTTGGCACCCTTCTGAAAGCGACCGGCGCAGAGCCCAACAGGCCCGAAACCGACCGCCCCGAGCTCCTCGCACCATTCAGACCCAAGTACGCCGGGCGCAGACTTCTGCAGAAGACTGCGCAGGACCTTTACAAAGTCTATCGGAGAGAAAGGCAACGCGAGGAAGAACAACGCAGCCAAA GCGGCGCCCAGACGCCCTCGGGTTTCCCGGCCTCGGACTGCGCGCTGCTTTGCCTCGCGCATCTATACGGAATGTTGGGTCAGAACTACATCAacacggaggagacgcaggaaggagagaggcgtctgcgcaaGTGCGTGGAAGTCCTGATGAAagtcccgccgcctccgttcGCGGCCGCTTTGTCCCCCCTCGACTGGAGCCTCCTCTTGCTATTCTCGCCAAGtgccctgcgcctgcgagtTGCTGTGGCGCTTCTCGACCTCGCTGGACTCTACTGCCGCTGGCAGCGAActcgcgacgcccgcgcgtgcTTCTGGAGGGGGGCGGCTCTCCTGTCGCTCGCTGAAACAGAGCTCGACGCACGGCTCCAGGCCCTCGGCGGAGCCGAAGCCGAGGCACGGAGTTGcgcacgcgaaggcgcccacgatgacgcgcgagcgactgtccgcctcctcctcgtgaCGACGACTTCCCTGCGCTTCCTCCagcgctgcgtctcggcgcAGCTGAGGCTCCTGCCGCTGGAGGAAGACCCCAAGGGCGTTCCCGAGCCGCAGAcgtgcctccgcgcgacAGCTCCACtagaggccgcgcgagaaacGTGCGTAGCGCTCAGCGAGCTGCTGGAgaagcgcagcggcctcctcgaacgcgcgcggcgcagagaggcgcgggagaggcaggaggcaCCCAGTCCCActggtgcggcggcgggcgctggcgccgcgcctggggatgcgccgagcgcgcttagacccgcggccgcttcgGCTGACGCTCTTGTGGGGACTGCGGGTGGTGTGCGGCCGCCCAGCGCGTCTGACCCCTCTGCTTCGAGACGGagcggggcggcgacggcgaccccCAACTTGGTCCTTGCGTTCTTCGCCTTTTCGCCCTTCGTAGTCGACACAAAGGAGATCGTGAGAAACCTGCTGTCCCTCGCCTCGTTCTTCGggttctcctccgccgcggccggcgcgtcaGTGGCGGGCACGCAGgccccgccctccgcggaaAGCGGCCTTCTGAACCTCTTCTCGGCTGAGTACGTGCTGCTCACGGCTGAGGTCCTGTTGGAGgacgagcgcgcgcgggcggcggagctcaGGGGCCttcgcgaggagaggaggcgaaggcggaaggccaacgccgcgcgcgaagcgcagaAGCGCGAGTCAGGCAACTGGTCCGCGGACGCTGGCCTCCCGCAGAACCCAGCCGCCAcagaagagggcggagactgcgaaaGCGACGATGATGCatgcgacagcgaagaggctgaccgcgaaggcggcgagatCGTCGCCCGCATCTGCAGGCCAGACTCGCGGACGCTGGACGAGCTTCTCGCGGAAGTCCACCGAGACAAGGGCCTGCTCTACGCGCACCGTCTCCGGGCCTCGAGAGACGTGCTCTCCGACCCCGCGGGGTGCCTCGCCCCTCTCGTCAGGAGACACGAAGGTacagcgacggagacgccgggctgcagcgcggcgaaccgcgccgaagacgccgagatGGCGTCCGAGGTGCACAGCGCACGCGACGATTCCCACCGTTTTGTTGATCTAATAAACAAACAGGTAAGGGGAAAGACAGGACACATGGAAGAAGTGCGCGTGGAGCCTCAACaccggcgcgtgcgcaccC gctctcgctcggcgcccagCCTCCTCGCTTCTGTCTGCTTTGCAGTCTTCCTGGCTCTTCCGctgtgcagcagcgcctcttctgAAAAGCCCCGCGTGTCTCAGGATGAGCAGCCTagccgcgtcgggcgctTTCATCCGTGCCTCAACAACTCAGCTCCGTATCTAGCAACGTCTGCTGCCCTGCACGCCtacgccgcgagccgcccctcccgcgcccgcggcccccCCGGGCCCCGCAGGTCCCCCGGGCCTCCTCTGGCCCCTGGGGCCtggctcgtcgccgcttcgGCTTTGCatccttcgctctcgcacGCGTCTCGGGCGTTCGGTGGACAgtctatgatcttagctatgggttgcatttctattctaggttccttagtatgggcacacCATATGgtgacagtcggtctagag GACTGCCACTTCCCGCCAGCCCTCCTCAACGTGCAGGACTGCCTTGCGCTGCTCTCGCTGCCTGAGGCtctgctcgccgctcgcctcgcggagaCTGACGCGCCGACCCTCTCGGCGGCCGGCGATGAAAGCCGAGcagggacgcgcgccgctccgccgcaCTCCGCAGTTACAGGCCcagaggcgcctcgccctgcgtcgtcttttgctgaggtctccgcggcgacggcgtcttcAGCGCCGAGCGACTTCTCTTTGCGCGCCCTGGAGGCGAGCAGACTGCTGCCTGGAGGTGAAtcgcaggcgaagacgacacaagaaggcggcgccacAGAATCTCCGAGCAAGGAGGAAGTGACGCTGTGGAGGCCGAACGcagaagagcgaggagacgcgcg CCTCGTTCGCTTGACCGACGTCCTCTACGTGCGCTGCGGAGTGCACTTCCCGACCATGCATCAGCAG GTCGCGAAGAAGATGCAAGCGATGAACCGCGAATTCTTGACGGCAATGGGCGACCTGCAACACCTTCACTCCTCCCTCCTGCCCTACAA AGACTTCATCGCTCGGCATCTCatggcgctcgcgctctgcgacgacttcgccgcgccgcggagtctcTTCACGATGGCGCGCCATGAGGCACAGGAGGCTCTGAag aCCTTCGTCCTTGATGGCTGGGCTAGCGAGCACACTCGGCTGATTATCCACGAAGCTGCTCTCTACAA GGAGCTGATCTTCTTCGAGGACGACCTCCAGCGCTCCTCAGCGATGCTTTCTCGACGCGCGAaactcctctcctctctcgtcaCGGAGTTGAATCCGCAGCACTATTTAGACCTCGT GAGGCAAATGCAGTTCGAGCTCGGCGACGTCTACAAAGACCTCTACGAGCTGAAGTGGACGGGCCGCATGAACAAAGGCGACTCGCTGGACG aCCTCGTTGAACTCGATCCGGACATGGTGCAGAAGGAAGAAATCGAAC GCATGAAGAAGAGCATAAAACTGCATGCCTACGCCGAGCGCAGCATCGCGTGCTTCACCAGCTTCATCGACTCGTTTCGCAAG ACTGCGCCACGCTCTGCGCGCAGCAaagcgcaggaggcggagcctGAGCCCGACATCCCCTCTGAAGTTCTGCCTGTCTATCTCGGCGCCCGCATTAGCCGCGCGAAGATGCTGACGCGCGCGGGACGAAACAAGGACGAGATGATTCAGGCAATGGCTCAAGCTCTCAAG GAATACGAATGGCTCAAGCAGTTCCTCTCCAAGCAGCGCCCCGAGGGACGCTCGAATCCGTTCCTCCTGCATCAACTGGAGCTC TGcgagcagacgctgcagctgctgccccTGCGCATCTCCaagctcgccgctctcggccgCTGA